The Haloimpatiens massiliensis genome contains a region encoding:
- the jag gene encoding RNA-binding cell elongation regulator Jag/EloR: MKSIEVMGKSVEEAIQSGLKQLNLTEDKVEVEILEEGSKGLFGFIGAKSAKVKLTEKKDYTEEARGFLRKVLNSMDIKSEIRIKEEGSALKINLSGPNMGIIIGHRGETLDSLQYLVSLAVNKDNDQPYKRIILDTENYRYKREQTLKKLAEKMAYKVKQKGRCVKLEPMNPYERRVIHSALQSDSEIKTYSEGQEPYRRVVIDLKKA; this comes from the coding sequence ATGAAAAGTATTGAAGTTATGGGGAAAAGTGTAGAGGAAGCTATACAAAGTGGGTTGAAACAGCTTAATTTAACTGAGGATAAAGTAGAAGTTGAAATACTTGAAGAGGGAAGCAAAGGATTATTTGGTTTTATAGGAGCTAAATCTGCTAAGGTTAAACTTACAGAGAAAAAGGATTATACAGAAGAAGCTAGAGGCTTTTTAAGAAAAGTTTTAAATTCTATGGATATAAAATCTGAAATAAGAATAAAAGAAGAAGGCTCTGCTTTAAAAATAAACCTTTCAGGACCTAATATGGGAATAATAATAGGACATAGAGGGGAAACGTTAGATTCACTTCAATATTTAGTTAGTCTTGCTGTTAATAAGGATAATGATCAGCCGTACAAGAGAATTATTTTGGATACTGAAAATTATAGATATAAAAGAGAGCAGACTCTAAAAAAATTAGCTGAAAAAATGGCTTATAAGGTTAAGCAAAAAGGTAGATGTGTTAAATTAGAACCGATGAATCCATATGAAAGAAGAGTTATACATTCTGCGCTTCAAAGTGATTCGGAAATAAAAACTTATAGTGAAGGACAGGAACCATATAGAAGAGTAGTCATTGATTTAAAGAAAGCCTAA
- the mnmE gene encoding tRNA uridine-5-carboxymethylaminomethyl(34) synthesis GTPase MnmE: protein MKEFDTISAVSTSLGEGGVSIIRVSGDNALPIVDSIFKAKNGKSLKEMKTYTMRYGFIVEKDSREVIDEVIVSYMKGPRSFTAEDTVEINCHGGVVATNRVLKETIKAGARLAERGEFTKRAFLNGRIDLSQAEAVIDIINAKTELSMKSAIKQSEGIISKEISSIRGELLALIAHIEATVDYPEDDLEEVTSKKANIQLVNVIEEIEKLLNTAEEGKMLKEGIKVVIVGKPNVGKSSLLNALIQENRAIVTDVPGTTRDVIEEYINIDGIPIKLIDTAGIRETENIVEKIGVEKSKEKIEESDLIILMLDLSRKLDREDEEIIEYIKDKKYVVLLNKKDLNRQIEVEELSKLDSQYLIDISVKTGEGIDRIRDCIKQLFFKGKIKAEDIYVTNNRHKEALIRAKESLKAAIEILENVEAIDLASIDIRNAWTALGEITGDTVEEDIIDKIFSEFCLGK from the coding sequence ATGAAAGAATTTGATACCATTTCAGCTGTATCAACTAGTTTAGGTGAAGGTGGAGTTTCAATAATAAGAGTGTCTGGGGATAATGCTTTGCCTATAGTAGATAGTATTTTTAAGGCTAAGAATGGTAAATCTTTAAAGGAAATGAAGACTTATACTATGAGGTATGGGTTTATTGTAGAGAAGGATAGTAGAGAAGTAATAGATGAAGTTATTGTAAGTTATATGAAGGGCCCTAGAAGTTTTACAGCGGAAGATACTGTGGAAATAAACTGCCACGGCGGAGTGGTAGCTACTAATAGAGTTTTAAAGGAAACTATAAAAGCTGGAGCAAGACTTGCAGAAAGAGGAGAGTTTACTAAGAGAGCTTTCTTGAATGGTAGAATAGATTTGAGTCAGGCAGAGGCGGTAATTGATATAATAAATGCTAAAACAGAACTTAGCATGAAATCTGCAATTAAACAATCAGAAGGCATAATTTCCAAGGAAATATCCAGCATAAGAGGTGAACTTCTAGCGCTTATTGCTCATATAGAAGCTACAGTAGATTACCCTGAGGACGATCTAGAGGAAGTTACTTCTAAAAAAGCAAATATTCAACTAGTAAATGTTATAGAAGAGATAGAAAAATTATTAAATACTGCTGAAGAGGGAAAAATGCTAAAAGAAGGTATAAAGGTAGTAATAGTGGGTAAACCCAATGTTGGGAAATCATCTCTTTTAAATGCATTGATTCAAGAGAATAGAGCTATAGTTACAGATGTACCTGGGACCACTAGAGATGTAATAGAAGAGTATATAAATATAGATGGAATTCCTATAAAATTAATTGATACAGCTGGTATAAGAGAAACTGAAAATATAGTAGAAAAAATAGGTGTAGAGAAATCTAAAGAAAAAATAGAAGAATCAGATTTAATAATATTGATGCTAGATTTAAGTAGAAAATTGGATAGAGAAGATGAAGAAATTATAGAATATATAAAAGATAAAAAGTATGTAGTCCTTTTAAACAAAAAAGATTTAAATAGACAGATAGAAGTAGAAGAACTTTCTAAACTAGACTCTCAATATCTTATAGATATTTCTGTAAAAACAGGAGAAGGAATAGATAGAATAAGAGATTGTATAAAGCAATTATTTTTTAAGGGAAAAATAAAAGCAGAAGATATATATGTTACTAACAATAGACATAAAGAGGCTTTAATAAGAGCTAAAGAAAGTTTAAAGGCTGCTATAGAAATTTTAGAAAATGTAGAGGCTATAGATTTAGCATCTATAGATATAAGAAATGCATGGACGGCATTAGGAGAAATAACTGGTGATACTGTAGAAGAGGATATAATAGATAAGATATTTTCAGAATTCTGTTTAGGAAAGTAG